The proteins below are encoded in one region of Paraburkholderia phenazinium:
- a CDS encoding protein-glutamate methylesterase/protein-glutamine glutaminase: MQKIKVLCVDDSALIRSLMTEIINGQPDMTVVATAPDPLVARELIKQHNPDVLTLDVEMPRMDGLDFLEKLMRLRPMPVVMVSSLTERGNEITLRALELGAVDFVTKPKVGIRDGMLDYSEKLADKVRAAARARVRQAAPVHHAGTAAGHAAGAQAATPAPNFNNPLLSTEKLIIVGASTGGTEAIREVLVPLPPDAPAVLIAQHMPPGFTKSFAQRLNGLCRITVKEAEHGERVLPGHAYIAPGHAHLLLARSGANYIAHLSDDPPVNRHRPSVDVLFRSAAQHAGKNAVGVILTGMGRDGAAGLLEMKKAGAYTLAQDEASCIVFGMPREAIALGAADEITSLPEMSRRVMARLSSMGERVQRV; the protein is encoded by the coding sequence GTGCAAAAGATCAAGGTATTGTGCGTCGACGATTCGGCGCTGATCCGTAGCCTGATGACCGAAATCATCAATGGCCAGCCGGACATGACCGTCGTCGCAACCGCGCCCGACCCGCTGGTCGCGCGCGAACTCATCAAGCAGCACAACCCGGACGTGTTGACGCTCGACGTTGAAATGCCGCGCATGGACGGTCTCGACTTCCTCGAGAAGCTGATGCGTCTGCGGCCGATGCCAGTGGTGATGGTGTCGTCGCTGACCGAGCGCGGCAACGAAATCACGCTGCGCGCGCTGGAACTGGGCGCGGTCGATTTCGTGACCAAGCCGAAGGTCGGGATCCGCGACGGCATGCTCGACTACTCGGAGAAGCTCGCCGACAAGGTCCGAGCCGCTGCGCGCGCCCGCGTGCGCCAGGCCGCTCCGGTGCATCACGCCGGCACGGCGGCCGGCCACGCGGCGGGTGCCCAGGCTGCGACGCCGGCGCCGAACTTCAACAACCCGCTGCTGAGTACGGAAAAGCTGATCATCGTCGGCGCCTCGACGGGTGGCACCGAAGCGATCCGCGAAGTGCTCGTGCCGCTGCCGCCAGACGCCCCCGCGGTGCTGATCGCACAGCATATGCCGCCAGGGTTTACAAAATCTTTTGCTCAACGCCTTAATGGCTTGTGCAGAATTACCGTTAAAGAGGCAGAGCACGGCGAACGTGTGCTGCCGGGACACGCGTATATTGCCCCCGGTCACGCTCACCTGTTGCTAGCACGTAGCGGCGCGAACTATATTGCACACCTCTCCGACGACCCGCCGGTAAATCGGCACCGTCCGTCTGTCGACGTGTTGTTCCGCTCCGCTGCGCAGCACGCCGGCAAGAATGCGGTGGGCGTGATTCTCACGGGAATGGGCCGCGACGGTGCGGCTGGACTGCTGGAGATGAAAAAAGCAGGCGCGTATACGCTTGCGCAGGACGAAGCGAGTTGCATTGTGTTCGGCATGCCGCGCGAGGCGATCGCACTCGGCGCTGCCGACGAAATCACCTCGCTGCCCGAGATGAGCCGGCGCGTCATGGCGCGTCTTTCGTCAATGGGTGAACGCGTCCAGCGGGTATGA
- the cheD gene encoding chemoreceptor glutamine deamidase CheD — protein MSSALPIATNLYFDNHFQRPGVKLLPNEFYTTHDDMVLVTVLGSCVAACIRDHTAGIGGMNHFMLPDDGADVGQAASDSMRYGAYAMEVLINELIKAGGRRERFEAKVFGGAAVLAGMTTMNIGDRNSEFVRRYLALEKIRITAEDLQGGHPRKVAFMPRTGQVMVKKLRLQQEAGVAEREQALARQTSEQRAERLAKARERVELFAAPAGGRPKIELFGARAAAGSGTGAPAAKPRIELFGASPRPNNSNNARTAEEA, from the coding sequence ATGAGTAGCGCCCTGCCGATCGCCACCAATCTGTACTTCGACAATCACTTCCAGCGCCCCGGCGTGAAGTTGTTGCCGAACGAGTTCTATACGACCCACGACGACATGGTGCTTGTTACCGTGCTCGGCTCGTGCGTGGCCGCCTGCATCCGCGACCACACGGCGGGCATCGGCGGCATGAATCACTTCATGCTGCCGGACGACGGCGCTGACGTCGGCCAGGCCGCCTCGGATTCGATGCGTTACGGCGCCTATGCGATGGAAGTGCTCATCAACGAGCTCATCAAGGCGGGCGGCCGGCGCGAACGTTTCGAAGCCAAGGTATTCGGCGGCGCCGCGGTGCTGGCCGGCATGACGACGATGAACATCGGCGATCGCAATTCGGAATTCGTGCGCCGTTATCTGGCGCTCGAAAAAATCCGCATCACCGCCGAGGATCTGCAAGGCGGCCATCCGCGCAAGGTCGCCTTCATGCCGCGCACCGGCCAGGTGATGGTGAAAAAACTGCGCCTGCAGCAGGAAGCCGGGGTGGCCGAGCGCGAACAGGCGCTTGCCCGGCAGACCTCCGAGCAGCGCGCCGAGCGTCTCGCAAAGGCCCGCGAACGCGTCGAACTGTTTGCCGCGCCGGCTGGCGGCCGGCCAAAGATCGAACTGTTTGGTGCAAGGGCCGCTGCTGGTTCAGGGACGGGCGCCCCGGCTGCGAAGCCGCGCATCGAGCTATTTGGCGCGAGCCCGCGTCCGAATAATTCAAACAACGCCAGAACTGCCGAGGAGGCGTGA
- a CDS encoding CheR family methyltransferase, producing the protein MMVTRAQLRPDKVEPAKAADPGRDFEFTSADFARIRELIHRGAGISLSDHKRDMAYSRLARRLRARGLDSFREYLDLLESENDPAEWEAFTNALTTNLTAFFREAHHFPILAEFVARRQGPVSVWCSAASTGEEPYSIAMTLIEALGDSAARQATVLATDIDTQVLAKGEAGMYQFDQVKHLSQERLKRFFLKGTGAHAGMVKVRPEVRAMIRFQQLNLTDRDYGLRSQFDAIFCRNVMIYFDKPTQSQVLSRFEPLMKGGGLLFAGHSENFTYVTQAFRLRGQTVYELTRDGGAARAGQRSQTQPAHSSTSGVTV; encoded by the coding sequence ATAATGGTAACGCGCGCACAGCTTCGTCCCGACAAGGTCGAACCGGCAAAAGCCGCTGACCCGGGACGTGATTTCGAATTCACCTCGGCGGATTTCGCTCGCATTCGCGAACTGATCCACCGCGGCGCCGGCATTTCGCTGTCGGACCATAAGCGCGACATGGCGTATAGCCGGCTCGCGCGTCGTTTGCGTGCGCGCGGTCTCGACAGCTTCCGCGAATACCTCGATCTGCTCGAGTCGGAGAACGATCCGGCCGAGTGGGAGGCGTTCACCAATGCGTTGACCACCAACCTGACCGCGTTCTTTCGCGAGGCGCACCATTTCCCGATCCTCGCTGAATTCGTCGCACGCCGTCAGGGACCCGTGTCGGTGTGGTGCTCGGCGGCTTCGACCGGTGAAGAGCCGTATTCGATCGCGATGACGCTAATCGAAGCGCTCGGCGACAGCGCCGCGCGCCAGGCCACGGTGCTCGCCACGGACATCGACACCCAGGTGCTCGCCAAGGGTGAAGCAGGCATGTACCAGTTCGATCAGGTCAAGCACCTCTCGCAGGAACGGCTCAAGCGTTTCTTCCTGAAGGGCACCGGCGCGCACGCGGGCATGGTGAAAGTGCGCCCGGAAGTGCGCGCGATGATCCGTTTCCAGCAGCTGAACCTGACCGACCGCGACTACGGTTTGCGCTCGCAGTTCGATGCGATCTTCTGCCGCAACGTGATGATCTACTTCGACAAGCCGACCCAGTCGCAGGTGCTGTCGCGCTTCGAGCCGCTGATGAAGGGCGGTGGCCTGCTGTTCGCCGGTCACTCGGAGAACTTCACCTACGTGACCCAGGCATTCCGCCTGCGTGGCCAGACTGTTTACGAACTGACCCGCGACGGCGGCGCAGCGCGCGCCGGCCAACGCAGCCAGACCCAACCGGCTCACTCGTCGACTAGCGGGGTGACTGTATGA